The following are encoded in a window of Haliaeetus albicilla chromosome 1, bHalAlb1.1, whole genome shotgun sequence genomic DNA:
- the FGFBP2 gene encoding fibroblast growth factor-binding protein 2, with amino-acid sequence MFRWKEASLCTKPLNCEQPLTAFTFLDRVAQGSQSTPLIMKSFALLFLVVICGMGGLGQKVKPKKRSNGEEINFRTKTKDVCTMSMSGDEEMKLRIECRSQGMSYWCEFTGKPSVCRAFRNNPKIYWNQIAAELRKLPHACESTQVLKTAMCQRAPTEALMKQIAAGMEPEDLANQDKSVQKTSTSMRGAGKSSVKKLGKPPILPLIKPTQHGQGSENETEAMKLAREHCWESLHGFCSYIIGIFRG; translated from the coding sequence ATGTTTCGCTGGAAAGAGGCTTCTTTGTGCACCAAGCCTTTAAATTGTGAGCAGCCACTTACTGCTTTCACTTTTTTGGATCGTGTTGCTCAAGGATCTCAGTCAACTCCTCTCATCATGAAGagttttgctcttcttttcctAGTAGTGATCTGTGGCATGGGAGGATTGGGACAGAAGGTGAAgccaaagaaaagaagcaatggtgaagaaataaattttcgGACTAAAACCAAAGATGTTTGCACAATGAGCATGAGTGGGGACGAGGAGATGAAACTTAGAATTGAATGCAGAAGCCAAGGCATGTCCTACTGGTGCGAATTCACTGGCAAGCCATCAGTCTGTCGTGCTTTCAGAAACAATCCAAAGATTTACTGGAATCAGATCGCTGCAGAACTTAGAAAGCTCCCGCACGCTTGTGAATCCACACAAGTGTTGAAGACCGCCATGTGCCAAAGGGCTCCCACAGAGGCTCTCATGAAGCAAATAGCTGCTGGTATGGAGCCAGAAGATCTAGCAAACCAGGACAAATCAGTCCAGAAAACTTCCACTTCTATGAGGGGAGCAGGGAAAAGCTCTGTTAAGAAACTAGGGAAACCTCCAATACTGCCTCTTATAAAACCAACCCAACATGGTCAAGGGTCTGAAAACGAAACGGAAGCAATGAAACTGGCACGGGAACATTGCTGGGAATCCCTGCATGGTTTCTGCTCCTACATTATTGGCATCTTTAGAGGTTAA